One region of Limibacillus sp. genomic DNA includes:
- the nrtS gene encoding nitrate/nitrite transporter NrtS: MKRPSIFDLLFGDGTPRKAVLTALVVGTILIAINHGDLMLNGMAPPAIKVILTYCVPYCVTTWGAATGKISQWRRDNALQE, encoded by the coding sequence ATGAAACGCCCCAGTATCTTTGATCTGCTGTTCGGTGACGGGACGCCCAGAAAAGCAGTTCTGACAGCCTTGGTAGTGGGAACCATCCTCATCGCCATTAATCACGGTGATCTGATGCTGAACGGGATGGCGCCACCCGCCATTAAGGTCATCCTCACTTACTGCGTTCCCTACTGCGTTACGACCTGGGGGGCTGCAACTGGTAAGATATCGCAATGGAGGCGGGACAACGCCCTTCAGGAGTGA